The DNA sequence CTGCCGTCGGCGTCTCCGGCAGCCGCTCGGCCTCTCCGGGCTGCGCCCGGGCCGTCGCGTGGGCGCTCCGCCAGCTAGCCCCGGGTGCCTCCGTCGTTACCGGCTGCATGTCCGGCATTGATCAGGTGGCTCGTGGGCTCGCGCCGTCGGCGCTCGTGTTCCAGGCGTCCCGCTTCGGGCGGGGGCGGGGCCGCTTCGCGCGGCGCTCTACCGCTGTTGTCCGGCGCGTCGCTGCAGCAGGGCCTCTGGCGCTCTGGGTGTCCGCTCCGGGCCGTGCGTGCCCGCGGGGCTTGGTGCCGTCTGCGTCCTCGTCGGCCTGCTTCGCCGGCTTCGGCTCCGGGTCGTGGGCCTCGCTGGCGCTGGCGCTCGGCCTGGGCATGCGCGCCCTGGTGTGGCTCCCGGTCGGCGTCACGCCGCCCCCATCCTGGGGGTTAGGGCTCGTGTGTGCCGGGCAGGCGGGCGCCTGGTGGGGCACGCCAGATCTGGCGTGAGGACCCCTGGGGAGTGACACCGCGCTGCGCAGGACCGCGCTGCGCAGGACCGCGGACGCTGTGTGACCGGGGCGGCCTCTGGCGACGCCCCGTTCACACACCCCCGCGACCATGACACCGATTCTGAACGCCGACGCTAGCCAGGCTCTCGCACGCGTGGTCGAGCACGCCATCGCAGCATCCCGGCGCCTCACAGCGACGGACCTGTTCGCCGTCGCGGCCGAGGCCTACGGCGGCACGCTCGCCCAGGGCGCGTTCACGCCCCGCGACGCCTACGACGCCGCCGAACTCGGCCTCCACCTCCACCTGCTCCGCACCGTTGGACACCTTCCGCCAGAGGCCTCTGGCGCTCGCGACGCCCTCGCCGAGGTCGAGCGCCTCTCGGCGCTCTTGTCCAGCCAGACGCGCCGGACGGCGGAGCAGAACGACTACCAGCAGTTCTCGACGCCGGCCGCCTACGCGGGCCTCTGCGCCTGGATCAGCGGGGTTGGGAAGGGGAGCCGCGTCCTCGAACCCTCCGCGGGCACCGGCGCACTCTGCGCGTTCGCGCTCGCCGCTGGCGCCACGGTCCACGCCAACGAGCTCTCCGGCCGCCGGGCCGACCTGCTGGCGGTGCTGCTCGACGAGTCGGGCCAGGACCCGTCCCAGACTCTCACGCGCGAGAACGCCGACCACCTCGACGCCATCCTTCCGGCGTCCGTCCGGGCCGACGTGGTCGTGATGAACCCCCCGTTCTCGATGACCGCAGGACGGCTCGGGACCCGCCGCGTCCCGACGGTCGGCACCGACCACGTGCTCCAGGCGCTCCGCCGCCTCGACGCGGGCGGACGGCTCGTCGCCGTCCTCAGCGCCGCCGTCCGGCGCGGGAAGCCGACTCACCAGGCGTTCTTCGAGGCCATCGACGCCGACCCGTTTCGGCTCTGCGCCGACGTCGAGGTCGCCGGGGCCGTCTACTGCCCCTACGGGACCTCGGTGCGCACGCGGCTCCTCGTCGTGGACCGGGCGTTGGAAACCTCGTCGGCGCACGACGCGAGGCACGTGGAGGCCGTCGTCGAGACGGTGAGCCAAGCCCTCGACGTGCTCGCGCCCCTCCGCTAGCGACGGGGCTGACTACGAGGCTTCCCAGAGACGGCGGATCAGGACTGTCCAGAGCCGGCCGTCGAACGTGCGGGAGGCGCCGACGGCGGCGTCACCGACTCCGTGAGCGAGCATGGTCTTGCCGCACTGGCGCGGCCCGTGGACGAGCACGACCGGCGTGTCGGCGAGGGGCTCCCCCAGGCGCGACCGAACCAGGCGGAGGTGGTGGGGGCAAAGCCAGAGGCTACATCTCGCTTCGGCTCGTCGAAAGAGCAGCCCCCGCAGATTGAAAGATCTGACGCCGCTATCTGAAGGCCGCCGGGAGGGGCGTGGCCGGTCCAGGATCTACGTCGTGCCGCCCGCGCAACCGTTGGGGCTCGCCTAGGCTCGCTCGCGCAGCGCCCCGCACACGAGCAGGCACAGCCCCGGTACGCTCGCGTCCGTGACGCGGTAGAGCGAGAGAACCCCCTCGCGGCGGCTCCCCACCAGCCCGCCGTCGGCCAGCTTGCGGAGGTGCTTCGACGTGTTCTGGTGGCTCTGGCCCGTCGCCGCGGCGAGGTCCTGCACCGCCATCTCGCCGCGCTCCATGAGCACGTTGAGCAGGTGCAACCGCACGGGGTCCCCGAGCAGGCGAAAGCGCCCGGCGGCGGCGGCGAGGAGGGTAGGGGGGACGGGCGCGTCCATGCGAGGAGTATACAACTGGAAAGGTGCGGGCCGTCGTGTCGAAGGCGCCCTGAAGGGAGTCTGGAGAGCGAGCGCGGGCGTGTTCACCGTTCCTTTGTCATGTAGGGGTGGAACCCGACAACCGAAGAGTTGTATTGTGATCGTCGCAACACGTCATAACAACCATGCCTGTAGTTCAAGACCCCTGGCCCTGGTACGTCGCCGGCCCCCTCATCGGGCTCCTCGTCCCCGCCCTCCTCGTCTTCGGCGGCAAGGCGTTCGGCCTCTCGGCCAACCTCCGCCACGCCTGCGCCGCGCTCCCGGTCCCCGAGCGGTCCAAGCCCGGCTTCCTCCGCTACGACTGGCGCTCGGCCGGTACGTGGAACCTCGTCTTCGCCCTCGGGATCGCCGTCGGCGGCTTCGTCGGCATCCGCCTCCTCTCCGACCCGACGGCCCCGCTCGCGATCTCGGCCTCGACCGTCGCGGCGCTCGCCGACCTCGGCGTGACCGACCTCGCCGGGTTCGTCCCCGCGCAGCTCGTCTCGTGGGCCGCGCTCGCCACGCCCGTCGGCGCGCTCATGGTGCTCGGCGGCGGCTTCCTCGTCGGCTTTGGCGCCCGCTGGGCCGGCGGCTGCACGTCGGGCCACGCCATCTCCGGCCTGGCCGCCCTCCAGATCCCGTCGCTCGTCGCCGTCGTCGGCTTCTTCGTGGGCGGCCTCGCCGTGACCCACCTCGTCCTCCCGCTCCTGCTCGGATAGCCCCCGCCGCCATGCAGACCCCGACCCCCCTCTATCGCCAGGCCGACGCCGACGGCGCCGCCCCGCCCGCCGACTGCGTCGACACGCCTCAGGTGGCCGTTGCGGAGCCTCTGGCCCCGTCCGCGCCCCACGTCGACCTCCCCCCAGAGTGCGCCGACGTCGAGCAGGTCCCCGAGGACCTCCGCGACCGCGCCCTCGCCGAGGGCAACGCGCCGCTCGCGCTCGCCGTCTACGGGCTCCTCGGCGCCGGCCTCGGCCTGGTGTTCACCAAGAGCCAGGTGATCTCGTGGTTCCGGATCTACGAGATGTTCCGGTTCGAGAGCTTCCACATGTACGGCATCATCGGCTCGGCCGTCGCCACGGCGGCCCTCTCGGTCTGGGTGATCCAGAAGCTGAAGCTCACGACCGTCCACGGCGAGCCCATCGAGCTCGCGCCGAAGGCGTGGGGCGACTCCCGCGTGCCCGGCGCCCGCTACTGGATGGGCGGGATCACGTTCGGCCTCGGCTGGGCGCTGCTCGGCGCCTGCCCCGGTCCGCTCGTCGCGCTCCTCGGCGGCGGCGTCTCCGTCATGGCCGCGGCTCTCGTCGCCGCGCTCGGCGGGACGTGGACCTACGCGCTCCTCCGCGACCGACTCCCGCACTAGCCCCCTTCGCGCCCCCGCACGACGGGTAGAGAATGCCCTGCACGCTGCGGGCCGGGCCGGAATCAACTTGTCATAACATCGTATACTCAGTCGCTTCCAGCGACGCCCTCTAGCCCCCTTTCGCCATGCTGTTCCGCCAGTACAACGACCCCAAGCTCGCCCAGTACGCCTACCTCGTGGGCTGCCAGAAGACCGGCGAAGCGCTCCTCATCGACCCGCTCCGCGACATCGACCAGTACGTCGCCGCCGCCGAGCGCGAGGGGCTGACCATCACGGCGGTCGCCGAGACCCACATCCACGCCGACTTCCTCTCGGGCGCGCGCGAGTTCGCCGACCGCCACGGCGCCAAGCTCTACCTCTCCGCCGAAGGCGAGGACGAGGGCTGGCCGTCGGCCTGGGCCAAGGGCTCGGACTACGACGTGACCTTCCTCCGCGACGGCGACACGTTCGCCATCGGCAACATCGACATCACGGCCGTCCATACGCCGGGCCACACGCCCGAGCACCTCAGCTATGTCGTCGTCGACCGCGGCTCGGGCGCCACGACGCCCATCGGCATCGCGACGGGCGACTTCGTGTTCGTGGGCGACCTCGGCCGGCCGGACCTGCTGGAGCAGGCGGCCGGGATGCACGGCGTCCAGGAGGACTCGGCGCGCACGCTCTTCCAGTCGCTGCCCAAGTTCCGCGAGCTCCAGGACTACCTCCAGGTGTGGCCCGCCCACGGCGCGGGCTCCACGTGCGGCAAGGCGCTCGGCGCCGTCCCCACCACGACCGTCGGCTACGAGAAGCTCTACAACGCGTCTCTCGCCGCCGCCGACGGGGGAGAGGAGACGTTCGTGGACGCCATCCTGGACGGGCAGCCGGAGCCGCAGATGTATTTCGCGCGGATGAAGCGCGACAACCGCGACGGCGTCCCGCTCCTGGGCACGCTCCCCACGCCGCCCGCGCTCACCGCGAAGGAGCTGGCCGCGAAGGCCGACGCCGGCGAGACGCTGGTCGTCGATACCCGGCTCGACCGCTCGGGCTTCATGGCCAAGCACATCCCCGGCGCGCTCTACGCGCCGATGAATAAGAGCTTCAACACGGTCGTGGGCTCGCTCGTGGTCGACGAGACGACGCCGATCGTGCTCGTGATCGAGGCGGGCCACGTCGAGGAGGCCGTCCGCGACCTGGTCCGCATCGGCTACGACAACGTGGTCGGCTACGCGACGCCCGACACGCTCGAGCGCTACGTCGAGGACGGCGGCGAGACGGCGTCCATCCCCGAGATCACGTTCGAGGACCTGGCGCGGCGGAAGGACGAGGACGGCACGGCGGTCGTGGACGTCCGGTTCGCGAGCGAGTACGCCGGGGGCCACGTCCCGGGCGCGGTCAACGCCTCGTACACGCGCCTGCCGGACTACGAGACCGACCGGATCCCCAGCGGCAAGACGCTGCTTGTCCACTGCGCCTCGGGCGCCCGCTCGGCCGCCGCGAGCGCCTTCCTCGCCCGCGAGGGCTACGACGTGGCCTACGTCAACGGCGCCTTCGGCGACTATGCCGAGGACCACGAGGTCGCGACCGGCTCGCGCGAGACGGTCGAGGCCTGACATCCCGCCCGCCAGCGGCCACCGCGCGCCGCTGGCGGGCGCCCGTTCTCCATCTCTATGACCGCCCCCTCCTTCGTCCGCTTCATGGTCTCGCCCTCGGGCCGCGCGCTCCGCGTGGTCGCCGGGCTCGGCCTCTTCACGTGGGGCCTCTCCCGCCGCGAGACGCCCGGCGGCAAGGCCACAGCCGCGCTCTCGCTCGTCCCCCTCGCCGCGGGCTCGTTCGACGTGTGCGTGCTCGGCCCCCTCCTGGGCGCCCCCCTCGACGGGGACGCCGCCCGCGCCGCCGTCGGCACCGCCTAGCCCCGGGCTCCGCCCGCACCCCATGATCTACGCCCTCCTCGGCGCCGTCGCCATCGGCCTCGTCCTCGGCCTCCTCGGCTCCGGCGGCTCCATCCTGACGGTCCCCGTCCTGGTCTACCTCGCCGGCCACGGCGAGAAGGTCGCCATCGCCGAGAGCCTCGCGATCGTCGGCGCCATCGCCGCCGTCGGCGCGTTCCCCTACGCCCGCCAGAAGCTCGTCGATTGGCACTCCGTCCTCTACTTCGGCGTGCCCGGCATCGTCGGGACCTACGGCGGTGCAGCGCTCGCCAAGTGGATCCCTGGCGCCGTCCAACTGGCGCTGTTCGCCGTCGTGATGATCCTGGCCGCCGGGCTCATGTTCCGCGGCCGGAAGGAGGTGCCGGAGGGCGAGGTGCGCGAGCGCCAGCCGCTGTGGCTGATCGGCATCGAGGGCTTGCTCGTCGGCGTGCTGACGGGGCTCGTGGGCGTCGGCGGCGGGTTCCTGATCGTCCCAGCCCTCGTCCTCCTGGGGGGCTTGTCGATGCGGCTCGCCGTCGGGACGAGCCTGCTCATCATCGCGGCCAAGAGCGCGGCCGGGTTCTTCAAGTACGTCGACGTGCTCGCCGAGACGGGCCAGCAGGTCGACTGGCAGCTCATCGGCATCTTCGCCGTGATCGGCATCGCCGGGTCGTTCGTGGGCAACGCGCTCAGCCAGCGCGTGCCGCAGGCCCAGCTCAAAAAGGGCTTCGCCGTCTTCCTGGTCGTCATGGGCGTCTTCATCCTCGGCAAGGAGGGTCCGGCGGCGCTCGGCATGGACGCCCAGGCGGCCACCCCGGCGACGGCGGTCGAGACGGCCGCGCCTGCCACGGCCGTACCCGCCACGCTCTCGGCCGACGAGGCCGTCGCCTACCTCGCCGCTACGCCCGACGCCCAGCTCGTCGACGTCCGCACGGCCCCGGAGATCGCCGCGACGGGCACGCTCGAGGGCGCTCTCGCCCTCGCCTACGCGCCCGGCTTCACCGGCCGAGCCGCCGACGCGCTCGATCCGGCCCGGCCCGTCGTCCTCTTCTGCGGCTCGGGCGCCCGCTCGGCCCGCGCCGCGAGCGACCTCGCCGGGGCGGGCTTCGCCGAGGTCGCCAACGCCGGGGCCTTCCGCACCCTCGCCGCCGCAGGCCTCCCCACCGACTGACCCATGCGCGTTCTCCTCGCCCTCGCTCTCGTCGCCCTCGGCGGCTGCGCCGCCACCGCGCCCCGCCCGGCCGCCTCGCCCGACCTCGTCGTCTCCGCTGCCGAACTGGCGGACGGGATCGAGGGGGCCGTCGTCGTCCACGTCGCCCGCGAGCGGGCCGA is a window from the Rubricoccus marinus genome containing:
- a CDS encoding RsmD family RNA methyltransferase, encoding MTPILNADASQALARVVEHAIAASRRLTATDLFAVAAEAYGGTLAQGAFTPRDAYDAAELGLHLHLLRTVGHLPPEASGARDALAEVERLSALLSSQTRRTAEQNDYQQFSTPAAYAGLCAWISGVGKGSRVLEPSAGTGALCAFALAAGATVHANELSGRRADLLAVLLDESGQDPSQTLTRENADHLDAILPASVRADVVVMNPPFSMTAGRLGTRRVPTVGTDHVLQALRRLDAGGRLVAVLSAAVRRGKPTHQAFFEAIDADPFRLCADVEVAGAVYCPYGTSVRTRLLVVDRALETSSAHDARHVEAVVETVSQALDVLAPLR
- a CDS encoding ArsR/SmtB family transcription factor, translating into MDAPVPPTLLAAAAGRFRLLGDPVRLHLLNVLMERGEMAVQDLAAATGQSHQNTSKHLRKLADGGLVGSRREGVLSLYRVTDASVPGLCLLVCGALRERA
- a CDS encoding YeeE/YedE family protein produces the protein MPVVQDPWPWYVAGPLIGLLVPALLVFGGKAFGLSANLRHACAALPVPERSKPGFLRYDWRSAGTWNLVFALGIAVGGFVGIRLLSDPTAPLAISASTVAALADLGVTDLAGFVPAQLVSWAALATPVGALMVLGGGFLVGFGARWAGGCTSGHAISGLAALQIPSLVAVVGFFVGGLAVTHLVLPLLLG
- a CDS encoding YeeE/YedE thiosulfate transporter family protein, yielding MQTPTPLYRQADADGAAPPADCVDTPQVAVAEPLAPSAPHVDLPPECADVEQVPEDLRDRALAEGNAPLALAVYGLLGAGLGLVFTKSQVISWFRIYEMFRFESFHMYGIIGSAVATAALSVWVIQKLKLTTVHGEPIELAPKAWGDSRVPGARYWMGGITFGLGWALLGACPGPLVALLGGGVSVMAAALVAALGGTWTYALLRDRLPH
- a CDS encoding MBL fold metallo-hydrolase, whose amino-acid sequence is MLFRQYNDPKLAQYAYLVGCQKTGEALLIDPLRDIDQYVAAAEREGLTITAVAETHIHADFLSGAREFADRHGAKLYLSAEGEDEGWPSAWAKGSDYDVTFLRDGDTFAIGNIDITAVHTPGHTPEHLSYVVVDRGSGATTPIGIATGDFVFVGDLGRPDLLEQAAGMHGVQEDSARTLFQSLPKFRELQDYLQVWPAHGAGSTCGKALGAVPTTTVGYEKLYNASLAAADGGEETFVDAILDGQPEPQMYFARMKRDNRDGVPLLGTLPTPPALTAKELAAKADAGETLVVDTRLDRSGFMAKHIPGALYAPMNKSFNTVVGSLVVDETTPIVLVIEAGHVEEAVRDLVRIGYDNVVGYATPDTLERYVEDGGETASIPEITFEDLARRKDEDGTAVVDVRFASEYAGGHVPGAVNASYTRLPDYETDRIPSGKTLLVHCASGARSAAASAFLAREGYDVAYVNGAFGDYAEDHEVATGSRETVEA
- a CDS encoding YgaP family membrane protein, whose translation is MTAPSFVRFMVSPSGRALRVVAGLGLFTWGLSRRETPGGKATAALSLVPLAAGSFDVCVLGPLLGAPLDGDAARAAVGTA
- a CDS encoding rhodanese-like domain-containing protein, whose amino-acid sequence is MDAQAATPATAVETAAPATAVPATLSADEAVAYLAATPDAQLVDVRTAPEIAATGTLEGALALAYAPGFTGRAADALDPARPVVLFCGSGARSARAASDLAGAGFAEVANAGAFRTLAAAGLPTD